The segment CCATACCCGTTATCCAGCACATCACCACCAAGCCAGCGCGGAATGTCGAGAAGAACCCCGCGGCCTGTCATCCGGTCCCGCGTATTGTGGATTCCGTTCTTCTTGGCGCCGTTGGAATCGACCAATGTCGCTTCGTAGCCATTCCACATCTTGTCGTTGGCGAAGACGTGCGCGAGGCTGTCCCATTGTGTGCCGCACTGCAGCGGCATCGTCACCATGTCGTCAGCATAACGACACATCAGCTGCGTCTCGACCATATCCGGGGCTGTCTTGCTGTCCTGTACGCCAGTCACGGCATCTGTGCCGGTCGCCAGCATCGTGTGGATCGGATTGAAACGGCCCTGCCCACCGCGTTGCGGGCCGTCCTTGTCGAACGGCAGGCCGAGCGAGATGACCTTGCCCTTCCGGATCGCTTCACGGGCACGCAAGACTGCAGCCTCGGTCACATAGTTGAGTGTCCCGATCTGGTCGTCGGGACCCCATTTGCCCCAGTTGCATACCTTTTCACGCATCGCTTCGATGTCTGCGATGGTGATGTCGCGGCTCAATTCTTTGGCTGGAATGATCTTCATGGCGTTTCCCCTGGCGCTTGACGTTGTTCCCGTCGATGGCGCCATCTTCGCCATTCAAGCCAATCAGACCCAACTCGATTCGAAGTTTTTCTGCATCAGATGCACAAACTGATGCTAGTATTTGGTATACCATTTAGCATTGTTGGAACAATTCATCCGTGCAACCACAAACAACAGCTCCGCAAGGTCAAAATCGTCCGAAACCGCGTTCGCACCGATCCGTTGAGCGCGTTGCAACGATCATTGATGCCGTCGGCGCCCACGCCGCTCCGGTCCGCCTGACCGACGTCGCGAAAGTAACCGGTCTGGACACCGGTACAACACATCGGATTCTCGCAGCGCTTGTCGAGCGCGGCTACATCCACCGGGATCCTGACAGTCGACGCTACTCGATCGGCTTCGAGATCTTCCGCCTCGGCGCCTCCGATCCGGCACGTGCGATCACCGCGCAGCGTGCGCACACATATCTCGCGCGGCTTGCCGGCGAATTGAATGCGACCGTGCTGATCGGCGGCCGCGAGGGAACGAAGGTTCATTTGTATCGGCGAGTCGACGCCCGCGACCGGTTGCCCGCAACGGTGGCGCGAGCCTGCAACACCCACGTTGATGCCCATGCAACGGCGATCGGAAAGGTTCTCATGGCATATGCAGCGGAGAACGAGATCACCTCACTCTATGCCGAGAACACGCTTCGGCGGCACACAGCCAATTCGATGACAATGGTCAGTCAGTTGCTGACCGAACTGCGTCGGATTCGTGCGCAAGGCCATGGCGCGGAAGAGGGTGAGTGGCGCCCCGGTGTGGAAGGCTTCGCGGTTCCCATCTTCAATCCCGAAGGGCACGTCAACCTGGCGATCTGGGCGTTGGCGTCTCCGGGAAGCGAGTTGATGCGGGACGCGGACCGATCTGTGCGTCTCGCGGCGCGCGCTGCCCACGACATCATTGTCTACGCGACCGGAAAACATCCCCTCGTCTGGCCCAGAGACAAGCCCCGAATACACCCCGAAAAGAAGGATTTTGACGATTGCTGACGGAATGGTTCAACGTGATTGATCCTGCGTTTCGCGCGCTGGTGATTCCCAATGTTCATGTCGAACAACTCTATACGGGCTGCCGCTGGGCCGAAGGGCCGGCATATTTCCCCGCCGGTCGCTATCTGATCTGGTCGGACATCCCAAACGACAGGATGCTGCGATGGGACGAGAATGACGGACATGTCTCGATATTCCGCTCGCCCGCGCGGAACAGCAACGGAAACACCGTCGATACCCAGGGCCGACTGGTTACCTGTGAACACCGTGCGCGGGCGATCACGCGCACCGAATTCGACGGCACCCGAACGGTGTTGGTAGACTCCTACCGGGGCGCTCGTCTTAATTCGCCGAACGATATCGTCGTCCGCTCGGACAGCACGATCTGGTTCACCGATCCCTCCTACGGCATCGACAGCGAGTATGAGGGTGATGCTGCGCCGCGCGAGACGGACGGACGATATGTCTACCGCTTCGATCCGGCCTCGGGCGATCTCGATGTCGTGACAGACGCTTTCAAACAACCCAACGGGTTGGCGTTCAGCCCCGACGAATCCGAACTTTACATCTCCGACACGGGGGTCACCCATGTCGAAAACGGACCACACCATATCCGGAAGTTCACGGTGTCCGATGACGGGCAGTCGCTGGCCGGCGGCGCTGTCTTCGCCACCTGCGAGCCGGGATTCTTCGACGGCTTTCGGGTCGACGTGCACGGCAATATCTGGACCAGTGCCGGTGACGGCGTCCACGCCTACGCGCCGGATGGCAATCTTCTGGGGAAAATTCTGATTCCCGAGGTCGTTGCGAATGTGTGCTTCGGCGGCCCCAAACGCAATCGGCTCTTTATTACAGCCACAACTTCGGTCTACGCCGTCTACCTGAACACCCAGGGCGCGTCGCGACCCGAAGCAGGCGGAGCGCCCTAAGGCCGGGAATCTTCTTCGAGCAATTCCTGGATATTGCGGATACCGGTCTCGAGATGGCCCCGCATGGCCTTCGCGGCCCGTTTGGGATTGCGCGCCTGGATGCTCTCGTAGATCTCGCTATGTTGAGCGAGAGTCCGGTCGCGACGTTTGTTCATCCGCGAGGACAGGAAACGGACACGCCAAAGCCGTGCGTTGACCTGTGCGTGAATGTCGGTGAGCACGCTGTTGTGCGCCGCTTCGATGATGGTGCGGTGAAACGCCATGTCGGTCTCGAAGAATTCCAGCGGTTCGCCGCGCTCCGAGGTCTTCAGCATGCGTTCGTGCAAGGCGCCGAGCCGGTGAATCTCCGCATCGCCTGCGTTCTCACACGCCTGTTCGCCGCCCAGCGCCTCGAGTGATGCCATCACCGTCATGCCATCGCGGATCTCGTCGATGGTGGGGTCCGCGACGAAGGGCCTTCGGGTGGCCGAATACTCGATCAACCCCTCGACGGCCAGTTGCTGAATCGCTTCACGAAGAGGAGTGCGGCTGATCCCGAGCTGTTCGGCCATATCCCGCTCGCGCACTGCACTGCCCGGCGCCAGCTCGCCCAGCAGGACAAGCCGGCGGAGCTCGCGCATGGCTTCCTCCGCGAGGCTCGACCGCTTTATCTTTCGTATGTTCATGTCATTCATGGCGAGTGTGGTACCTCGTTCAAAGTCCCCATTCCAGCGCAATCGGATCGCGGGCCAACGCGATTTCCGGAAGCGATTCGCGGACTGCCGGATGCAGCGGTGCGATGGGGTGCCGGCAGAAATCCGAAGCGATCACACCGCCCTCCTTCATCACTCCCTTCGCCGCCCGGAATCCGCTTCATCCCCTCAAGATCGAGCGCACCGGTTTCCGCAAACGCGGTCGGCGCGATCGGCACGCACCCGTCAAGCGACGTGCCGATTCACATGACGACATTGAACTTGTCGAGATAACGGTCGGACAAGGTCAGCCCCAGCCCCGGCACCTCATCGCTGAGGTCGAGATATCCGTCCCGTGCCTCGGGGTCACCCTCGAACACATAGTAAAAGAGCTCGTTTCCGATCTCGACGTCGTGTTGCGGAAAATATTCCGACATCGGGCAATTGAGGCTGGCCATCGTCAGGTGATAGTTGTGCATCTGGCCCGCATGCGGAATGACCGGTATCTGGTGGGCCTCCGCGAGCGCGTTGATCTTTTGGGCCGCCGTGATGCCGCCGACACGATTTGTGTCGTACTGGATGACGCCGATCGCCTTCATGTCGAGCAGCTGCCGGAACTCCATGAGCCCGAACGCGTGTTCGCCGCCGGATATCGGGATCGGGCCGCGGTTCAGGTCTGCGTATCCGTGCAGGTCGTCAGCGATAACCGGTTCCTCGAGCCATCGCGGTTCGTACTTTTCGAGGGACGGCAGCATCCGCCGTGCGTAGTCGAGGGTCCAGCCCATATAGCATTCGAGCATCAGGTCCCGGCTGTATCCGATTACTTCGCGGACGGCTTCCACGCGCTTCAGGTTCTCGATCATCCCTTCACGGCCGTCCCGGGGCCCGAAGCCGAATCGCATCTTCATCGCGCGATGGCCGGCGTCCACGGCACGCTGTGCCTCGTCCTGCATGACTGGAATTTTGTCGCTGTAGAGCTTCGAGTAGTAGACGGGAATCCTGTCCTTCGTCCGGCCGCCAAGAAGTTTGAAGACCGGCTTTCCGGTGAGCTTACCCATCAGGTCCCAGATGGCGATGTCGATCGCGCTGATGGCCGTCATGCCCACGCCCTTTCGACCCCAGGCGAGGCACTGGCGATACATCTTCTCCCAGATGTAGGCATGGTCGAACGGGTCTTCGCCGATGATGATGTCACCGAAGTAGTGGTCGATCGCCGGCTTTACCAGCCATGGCGCCAGCGCGGCGTTGCCCAGGCCGACCGTGCCGTCGTCCGCTTCGACCTCGCAGACAAGCCACTGGTGGAAGCGGAAACTGCCCATCGAGTCACCCGCATCGAACAGCGCATCCGATGCGCTGGTGCAGAAATTATCCTTCGGCGGGACAGTCGGTCCTGTCCACTCGTAGAGCTTGGTCCGTACTGAGCTGATCACGGGCACGAGACTGCACCCCGCTTTCGACAATCATCGCACCACCGTGCGGCACCGGCTCTCTTCGGACCGGCTGAACGCCTCGTGATGCAGGCAAGCTCAAACATCAGGCTCCTATCACTCTATGATGCCAGGCAGGAATGTCGCGATTTCGGGAATGAAAGCGATGGCGGTGGAAAGCCCAAGCAACATTCCCCAAAAAACAATCGATCCCCTGAAAATATGGCCGAGAGTCACGTCATCGTCGGGGACCACGGCCTTGACTGCATAGACGAGCAACCCGAACGGCGGCGTCAGCACGCCGGCTTCGATCGCGAGGATTCCGATAAGCGCAAAGGCAATCGGATCGAACCCCAGAAGCACAGACGCCGGTGCGAATATCGGCACCGTCAGGAGCATGATCGAGACGGAATCGATCAGCATCCCCATGACGAACCAGATCGCGACCATGATCGCCAGGGTCCCAATCGGACCGAAGCCGGTGCCGACAAGCGAATCGGCAACAGCAGCACCGACCCCCGTTAGGGCCAACATGCGCGAATAGAGTTGTGCCGCAAAGATCAGCACCATGATCGGCACGGACGAGCGGCCGACGGCGAGCACGGTCGCCTGAATCTCCGGCCAGCGCATGCCCTTCGCGATTCCGAGTACCAGGCCCATCAGCGCACCAATGCCCGCACCCTCTGTCGGCGTAA is part of the Alphaproteobacteria bacterium genome and harbors:
- a CDS encoding cyclase family protein, yielding MREKVCNWGKWGPDDQIGTLNYVTEAAVLRAREAIRKGKVISLGLPFDKDGPQRGGQGRFNPIHTMLATGTDAVTGVQDSKTAPDMVETQLMCRYADDMVTMPLQCGTQWDSLAHVFANDKMWNGYEATLVDSNGAKKNGIHNTRDRMTGRGVLLDIPRWLGGDVLDNGYGVSNDELDACAEAQGVEILPGDFVIVRTGMMERCLADGTWGGYAGGDAPGMRFETAEWVHKKEIAAICTDTWGAEVRPNESNEAFQPWHWVVIPMIGITMGEIFYLKDLADDCLDDGVYEFLFCAPPLPITGAVGSPINPQAIK
- a CDS encoding IclR family transcriptional regulator C-terminal domain-containing protein, which produces MAYAAENEITSLYAENTLRRHTANSMTMVSQLLTELRRIRAQGHGAEEGEWRPGVEGFAVPIFNPEGHVNLAIWALASPGSELMRDADRSVRLAARAAHDIIVYATGKHPLVWPRDKPRIHPEKKDFDDC
- a CDS encoding SMP-30/gluconolactonase/LRE family protein, with product MLTEWFNVIDPAFRALVIPNVHVEQLYTGCRWAEGPAYFPAGRYLIWSDIPNDRMLRWDENDGHVSIFRSPARNSNGNTVDTQGRLVTCEHRARAITRTEFDGTRTVLVDSYRGARLNSPNDIVVRSDSTIWFTDPSYGIDSEYEGDAAPRETDGRYVYRFDPASGDLDVVTDAFKQPNGLAFSPDESELYISDTGVTHVENGPHHIRKFTVSDDGQSLAGGAVFATCEPGFFDGFRVDVHGNIWTSAGDGVHAYAPDGNLLGKILIPEVVANVCFGGPKRNRLFITATTSVYAVYLNTQGASRPEAGGAP
- a CDS encoding GntR family transcriptional regulator, yielding MNDMNIRKIKRSSLAEEAMRELRRLVLLGELAPGSAVRERDMAEQLGISRTPLREAIQQLAVEGLIEYSATRRPFVADPTIDEIRDGMTVMASLEALGGEQACENAGDAEIHRLGALHERMLKTSERGEPLEFFETDMAFHRTIIEAAHNSVLTDIHAQVNARLWRVRFLSSRMNKRRDRTLAQHSEIYESIQARNPKRAAKAMRGHLETGIRNIQELLEEDSRP
- a CDS encoding L-rhamnonate dehydratase translates to MPVISSVRTKLYEWTGPTVPPKDNFCTSASDALFDAGDSMGSFRFHQWLVCEVEADDGTVGLGNAALAPWLVKPAIDHYFGDIIIGEDPFDHAYIWEKMYRQCLAWGRKGVGMTAISAIDIAIWDLMGKLTGKPVFKLLGGRTKDRIPVYYSKLYSDKIPVMQDEAQRAVDAGHRAMKMRFGFGPRDGREGMIENLKRVEAVREVIGYSRDLMLECYMGWTLDYARRMLPSLEKYEPRWLEEPVIADDLHGYADLNRGPIPISGGEHAFGLMEFRQLLDMKAIGVIQYDTNRVGGITAAQKINALAEAHQIPVIPHAGQMHNYHLTMASLNCPMSEYFPQHDVEIGNELFYYVFEGDPEARDGYLDLSDEVPGLGLTLSDRYLDKFNVVM